Sequence from the Mycosarcoma maydis chromosome 4, whole genome shotgun sequence genome:
TCCAACCAGCGCTTGAGCGTTgcggcatcgagctgcgTAGCCGActgcagcttcgagctggaagcaagACTGTTGATAACTAAAGCGCCGTTCAACGAcggcgagctgctgctgctcgactctCCGAGTTGGTTGATGCTGCCCACCGCCGAAAAGGGCACAACCTCGGAAGGCAAGGTCAGACCACCCACCGGCGACGGTCCAggctcgatgccgagcgagGGAATCTGAGACAAGACACCCTGGGCGGCGCGAGATACGGAATCGGTATCGAACGtctcgccaagcttggccagcACACGAGCTGCCACCATGCGCGATGAAAGACGGCGCTGGTTCTCGAGTCCAGTATTGACCGTAGCGCCGTGTACCGTCAGGCGGCTGCCTGCATCCTTGTCGAGTGCAACCAGCATAGGTGTCAGAGCCAGCGCGGCACTGCAGGGTAGCGCAGTGACCGcatgctcgagcgcttgaGCCACAGCGACATAGTCGACGGGAAGTGCTGCAGTCGATTCGGCTGCTGGTGTGCCCgagccgccgctgctgagcgagcCAGGCCGACCAGGATCCGCATTGATGCGGTCGATTTGGGGCAGAAGCTCCAGCGGCGACTCTCGCAGGTTGCCGAGCACCTGAGCAGGCGGCGAAAGGCTCTTGCTGAGGCACATGACgtgggcagcagcaccaatTGCATGCACAACGCcgatcgcatcgctcaCCTTTTCGCCGATGGGAGCGGCAGCGAACACGGCACtctcgcgctcgagctgctcgcggTCGAATTCGTCTCGGAAAAGAGTGATGAGCGTCTGGGCGTACGCGAGACGCACGGCGTGGTTGGGCGAAGCGAGGAGGCTGGCAGTAGGAAGGATCGAAGCGGGAGCGACACGGTTGCGTGTGCCGGCGTGGGCCAAACCGATCTTGCTGTCGGTCgaggcggctgctgccttGCCCTTTTCTGCCCCGTTAGACTTGACATCGACAGCCTCGTGGATCTCTCCGCTGGACTGATGTGTGGCTTTGAGCACGCCCTGGAGACAGAAGAGAAGAACACGAATGCTCTCGTCGCGTTGTTCGGGACCGGCGTTGGCAAGACGCTGTCGATGAAGGTGACTGCTGAGgtcctgctgctgaccaCGGTGGACCGCACCGAGGTTGTTGCTCGCCTTGACGGAAGCAGCATCCGAGATGGATTCAGGCATCTGGAGCGCGGCGATACGGCCAGAAATCTCTTCGACAATGTCGTTGATCTGGTCGGCATAGTAGACGTGCGTTCCAAGGCCGCTGATGCAGTCGACGAGCGGAGGCAGGAGGCTATCGCGCGTGTCCTTGTACACTCTGCGGACGGCGAGAGCACAGAGATTGCTGAGAGTGTCCGAGGTGCTGAGACCGATCAAGCTGAGCTGGCCGGTGAGGATGGTGCGCGACATTTGGATGAGCGAGAGGTGTTTGTTGGTGGCCTTGCCCTCGCCATTCTCGGCGAGGTGGTCTACAAGCGTATCGAGCACTACGAATCGGTACTGGAGCGAGGTCCAGCTGCAGAGGGACTCTgcaagccagcagcaccattCAGGGTCATCCCAGTGAGAGACAAGCTGACGACCGTCCTTGGGGACTGGGATGGACAAAGCGGACTTGTTGTCGAGCCAAGCAATGACATTCTGCACGATGCTCTGCACCTGggctgcatctgcatgACGAAGGAGGCCACGAAGAGTGCCGATGGCGGCCGAGATGACGTCCTCGGAGGAGGGACCCTTTTCTCCGGCGACGTGGGCTGAGATGGAACGTGTGCGACGGATGGCAAGCGGCTTTTTGGCAATGTTGAACTCGGCGTATGTAGGCTCTCCTTCGGTGGCCTTGTTGGACTCGCTGCGAAGCCAATCAAGAGTGACGCGGTTGGCCTTTGCGTTCTCGACAAGAGCGGGAGTGAGGAGTGAAAGAAGCTGCTTAAAGTTGGACGAGTAGATGGCGTCCGAGGCGACGGCTCCAGCAAGCGCACCCAGGCCGATGAGTCGAGTACGGTTGCGCTGCTCTGCGTCTTCGCCAAGCGTAGCATCTGCGCCGAGGGGACGTTCCAcagcaagcaaagcaaaggAGCGCAAAAGGCGTTGGAAACCTTCGTCGACCACAGAGGAGGCAGGGTCGAGGAAGGAAGCGAGGGCGTAAAAGGCGctggcagctcgagcgctgaTCTCGAGATCGCGTGGACGCGCGGATGTAGGCTgtgcagcgtcgagagcggcgGCGATGATGGACTGCGAGGGCTTGATAAAGTAGTTGAGCGAGTTCTTGCACTCGGTGAGCAGGTtcttggtgatggcgagcgtgATCATGAGGGCCGCCTTGCCCTTGTCAGCGGCAGGGCCGGAAGCTTTGGCAGCGCGAGCATCCGCCTGCGCCTTGGACTCGAGGAGATTGCCCACCTTTGTGAGTTTGGCGGGTTTGTTCTGGGCATAGTAGGTAAGACGGCCGAGCTCGTTGGAATTGGGACGGTACTCGGGAGCGGAAGTGATGAGAGCCTTGGGAGGCGGATAACAGTCGTCGACGAGTTTTTTGTGATTCGACTTTGGGATGCACATGGTGGGCAATCGGCACTTGTACAGTGAGTGCAATTGAAGTGATGCAACCGTGAGAAGTCGAGCTGGCGATGCTTACAGGTAGCGGAGCCAAAGGGAGCTGCGTTGTCCGATCCGATGTGAGCAGGCGGGTGCGATGAAGGAAGAATAGTGTCCAGGCCAGCGAAGAGGATCGAAGCAAAGAAAAGGCGGTAGCTGGCTTCCACACGCTCCAAGGGCGATAGCGAATGAGGATCAGGATAAGGACGAAGAGAAGGAGGGGGGGAGGAGAAAGGAGGACCCGAGGACAAAAGCGAAAGGGCCGTGGTGCatcatcattcgtgattcacgattcagctTCGTGCTCGTTGAGAATGTTGGCTGCCAAGTGAGTTGAAATTCGTCATTGCAGAGACATTACACTTGACTgtgtacagtacagtacagtaccGCACTGTTCTCTGTAGAGAtgcacagtcgtgagtgctcgctcgttgctgaaagcggctgctgccaaacgaaatcatgaataagtttattcacgattcaagccAATTAAAAAAAAAATAAAAATCCGAATTTGCGGCTCAactcactcacactcaccactcaccactcaccactcacacTGTGACTTTGCGTGTCGAAATGCGGAGTAAACTCGTGACCAGTACGACAAACAAAAGCGGTCAGTGCGCCACACACAGACCGCTTTTGCTCGAACAGAGGTAAATTTGTTATTATTGCGAACACAGAAAGGaaaccaatcgtgaatcacgaatgtacGACATAAGTTAGTATTCacaattcatgattgttCGAGTGGGTGTGCACagtactgtactgtacacTGAACTAGCCTATACTGTAAGTTATTGTGTATtgtacagtcacgagtagaATACTGTGCAAATCAGGAACATCGACTTTTTTCTGTTTCTGTTTCTGTTTCTTTTTTTCCCGTTTGGGAGACGTTTGCGCACCTTGATGCACAGCTG
This genomic interval carries:
- a CDS encoding uncharacterized protein (related to EFR3 - protein required for Stt4-containing phosphoinositide kinase patch assembly) gives rise to the protein MCIPKSNHKKLVDDCYPPPKALITSAPEYRPNSNELGRLTYYAQNKPAKLTKVGNLLESKAQADARAAKASGPAADKGKAALMITLAITKNLLTECKNSLNYFIKPSQSIIAAALDAAQPTSARPRDLEISARAASAFYALASFLDPASSVVDEGFQRLLRSFALLAVERPLGADATLGEDAEQRNRTRLIGLGALAGAVASDAIYSSNFKQLLSLLTPALVENAKANRVTLDWLRSESNKATEGEPTYAEFNIAKKPLAIRRTRSISAHVAGEKGPSSEDVISAAIGTLRGLLRHADAAQVQSIVQNVIAWLDNKSALSIPVPKDGRQLVSHWDDPEWCCWLAESLCSWTSLQYRFVVLDTLVDHLAENGEGKATNKHLSLIQMSRTILTGQLSLIGLSTSDTLSNLCALAVRRVYKDTRDSLLPPLVDCISGLGTHVYYADQINDIVEEISGRIAALQMPESISDAASVKASNNLGAVHRGQQQDLSSHLHRQRLANAGPEQRDESIRVLLFCLQGVLKATHQSSGEIHEAVDVKSNGAEKGKAAAASTDSKIGLAHAGTRNRVAPASILPTASLLASPNHAVRLAYAQTLITLFRDEFDREQLERESAVFAAAPIGEKVSDAIGVVHAIGAAAHVMCLSKSLSPPAQVLGNLRESPLELLPQIDRINADPGRPGSLSSGGSGTPAAESTAALPVDYVAVAQALEHAVTALPCSAALALTPMLVALDKDAGSRLTVHGATVNTGLENQRRLSSRMVAARVLAKLGETFDTDSVSRAAQGVLSQIPSLGIEPGPSPVGGLTLPSEVVPFSAVGSINQLGESSSSSSPSLNGALVINSLASSSKLQSATQLDAATLKRWLERDWNVGIAVDEAFAGSSPYAHSSLGTGSQQASRRPSYTPINGLSAGGNAFVNGSNASSASVNKNSRISMQAPSTGVNDLREALGTAASLSSKQANGTTQDGSLSTDRRASRRESRRGPVVTSANGSNGTSAVAILDSLKVGVDEDASRLGRDTSWSAIPAKGITNGTAPISPPYTS